From Neobacillus sp. PS2-9, the proteins below share one genomic window:
- a CDS encoding aldose epimerase, with the protein MYQLMVTKEQELSVYELRDSELGSWIKVVPERGGIITSYGVSGEEVLFLNKETLYDSKKNIRGGIPILFPISGQLENGKYEWDGTVYQMKNHGVARNYPWEVVNTHTDDRQATITLRLVSNEETKKEYPFDFEVVFTYSLTQNGLTIAQAYQNISGAPMPIYAGFHPYFKTASKNLVYHTDAKTYLDYNDMETKSIQSSLDLTNKKESLVLLDSVQKEISFELPDRQMSLTMTYGEEFKYVVLWTEQDQEFVCVEPWMAMTDELNRKEELVMVGPGETLHTTLKISVK; encoded by the coding sequence ATGTATCAGCTTATGGTAACGAAAGAGCAAGAACTAAGTGTATATGAACTAAGGGACTCCGAGTTAGGCAGCTGGATTAAAGTTGTACCAGAGCGTGGTGGAATTATTACTAGCTATGGAGTAAGTGGGGAAGAGGTCCTCTTTTTAAATAAAGAAACACTATATGATAGTAAGAAAAATATAAGAGGGGGAATTCCGATTCTCTTTCCGATTTCTGGTCAGTTGGAAAATGGGAAATATGAATGGGATGGTACTGTTTATCAAATGAAAAACCATGGAGTAGCGAGGAATTATCCATGGGAAGTAGTCAATACTCATACGGATGACAGACAAGCCACTATTACTTTACGTTTAGTAAGCAATGAAGAGACCAAAAAGGAATATCCTTTTGATTTTGAGGTAGTTTTTACCTACTCATTGACCCAAAACGGACTCACTATTGCCCAAGCCTATCAAAATATTTCGGGTGCGCCTATGCCGATTTATGCAGGGTTTCATCCGTATTTCAAAACGGCCAGCAAAAACTTGGTTTATCATACCGACGCGAAGACCTATTTAGATTATAATGATATGGAAACAAAATCCATTCAAAGCTCATTAGATTTAACTAATAAAAAAGAGTCTCTCGTCCTCTTGGATTCCGTCCAAAAGGAAATCTCATTTGAGCTACCCGATCGCCAGATGTCGCTTACGATGACCTATGGGGAGGAATTTAAGTACGTCGTGTTATGGACCGAACAGGATCAAGAATTTGTCTGTGTCGAACCATGGATGGCAATGACAGATGAACTGAATCGGAAAGAAGAATTAGTGATGGTAGGACCAGGGGAGACACTACATACAACCTTAAAGATATCGGTAAAATAG
- a CDS encoding aldo/keto reductase, translating to MKYRKLGSTGLDVSVIGVGTWQFGGEWGKDFSQREVDDILHKANELGINFIDTAECYGDHLSEKLIGGYLKNNKRNDWVVATKFGHHFLNDGFKRADEWSADDIVKQLDTSLAALQTEYIDLYQFHSGSDEVFNNDPLWTALDKQVQAGKVRHLGISISSKADTSYQVDSATKVGAEVIQVVYNRLDRKPEELFFPAAERQNLGVLARVPLASGYLSGKYKQGAVFAETDVRHGHDPKEVARQLQLVEEIQKHEVPEGVNMAQWALAWCLKHPAVTLVIPGSKNVEQVTMNAKAAELVE from the coding sequence ATGAAGTATCGTAAATTAGGAAGTACTGGTTTAGATGTATCGGTTATTGGTGTGGGGACCTGGCAGTTTGGCGGTGAATGGGGCAAAGATTTTTCCCAGAGAGAAGTAGATGACATTTTACATAAAGCGAATGAGCTCGGTATTAACTTTATTGATACCGCGGAATGTTACGGCGATCACCTTTCCGAAAAACTGATTGGTGGGTATTTGAAAAATAATAAACGTAATGACTGGGTTGTTGCTACAAAGTTCGGGCACCACTTTCTAAATGATGGCTTTAAACGGGCAGATGAATGGTCTGCAGATGACATAGTCAAACAGTTAGATACCTCTTTAGCGGCATTGCAAACTGAATACATTGACCTCTACCAATTCCACTCAGGCAGTGATGAAGTTTTCAATAATGATCCCTTGTGGACGGCTTTAGATAAGCAGGTCCAAGCTGGCAAAGTTCGCCACCTAGGTATCTCTATTAGCAGTAAAGCGGATACCTCCTATCAAGTCGACTCTGCCACAAAAGTAGGGGCAGAAGTGATTCAAGTGGTCTATAATCGTTTAGATCGTAAACCGGAGGAACTGTTCTTCCCGGCCGCTGAACGTCAAAATCTTGGTGTCCTTGCTCGTGTCCCGCTAGCCAGTGGATATTTAAGTGGAAAGTATAAGCAAGGAGCCGTTTTTGCTGAAACAGACGTACGGCATGGGCATGATCCAAAGGAAGTAGCAAGACAGCTTCAACTAGTTGAAGAAATACAAAAACACGAAGTACCTGAAGGCGTCAATATGGCACAGTGGGCACTAGCTTGGTGTTTGAAGCATCCAGCTGTTACACTCGTTATTCCAGGATCTAAAAATGTTGAACAGGTTACAATGAATGCTAAAGCAGCTGAGTTAGTAGAATAG
- a CDS encoding VOC family protein has product MAVKKMDHVGVYVSNLETSLTFYQEVVGLDLKDRFTISDGAVTLAFLGFNGSDETELELVYGGNPNLPNEGKVNHIAFLVDDINEEYERLKELDVSFIRDEVVTLPNGYRNFFVHGPDGEKVEFFQR; this is encoded by the coding sequence ATGGCTGTTAAGAAAATGGACCATGTTGGTGTATACGTAAGCAACTTAGAAACATCCCTGACTTTTTATCAAGAAGTCGTAGGGTTGGACTTAAAAGACAGATTCACTATTTCAGATGGGGCTGTCACTTTAGCCTTCCTTGGATTTAATGGTTCCGATGAAACAGAGTTAGAACTAGTGTATGGCGGGAATCCAAACCTCCCTAATGAAGGAAAAGTGAATCATATTGCCTTCTTAGTTGATGATATTAATGAGGAATACGAACGTTTAAAAGAATTAGACGTATCCTTCATAAGGGATGAGGTTGTAACACTTCCCAACGGTTATCGTAACTTCTTTGTTCACGGCCCTGATGGTGAAAAGGTTGAGTTTTTTCAAAGATAA
- a CDS encoding FAD-dependent oxidoreductase: protein MFDVLIVGAGPTGASAAIFTAKAGKKTVVVDNDKSVTKRAWIENHYGVTEITGPDLVETGKKQAIKFGAEIVQATVSTISKTESGFKVETDQGEYEAKHVILATGMSVDLAEAVGLTTKPGTEPRIKTILDVDAAGKTNIEGIWAAGTVAGVSMHTIITAGDGAKVAINVISELNGERYVDHDVLKA from the coding sequence ATGTTTGATGTGTTAATTGTCGGAGCTGGACCTACCGGTGCGAGCGCTGCTATTTTTACAGCAAAAGCTGGAAAGAAAACCGTAGTGGTTGATAATGATAAAAGTGTGACTAAGCGTGCATGGATTGAAAATCATTATGGTGTAACAGAAATTACAGGACCTGACCTTGTTGAAACTGGTAAAAAACAAGCGATTAAATTTGGTGCTGAAATCGTCCAAGCAACTGTTTCAACTATCAGTAAAACTGAAAGCGGTTTTAAAGTAGAAACAGATCAAGGTGAATACGAAGCAAAGCATGTCATTTTGGCTACTGGAATGTCTGTTGACCTTGCTGAAGCAGTTGGACTAACAACAAAGCCTGGAACTGAGCCAAGAATCAAGACAATCCTTGACGTGGATGCTGCTGGAAAAACAAATATTGAAGGCATTTGGGCAGCAGGTACGGTTGCTGGGGTGAGCATGCATACGATTATTACTGCTGGAGACGGTGCTAAGGTAGCGATCAATGTAATTAGTGAACTAAACGGTGAGCGCTACGTTGACCACGATGTATTAAAAGCCTAA
- the pxpB gene encoding 5-oxoprolinase subunit PxpB: MLKYSKQADNLKAKKNLGVMIIEIKPLGDTAIVIYFGEKISEKIHREIRQFIVGLNNTRVKGIIEWVPSYTSLAVYYRPEEISYHTLVDKVKGIYTTSKHNEPYQPVVYEIPVYYGGETGPDLASIAQYCEISQKEVIALHSNKEYLIYMLGFIPGFPYLGGLPSMLSVPRHEHPRRSVPAGSVGIGGNQTGIYPSEVPSGWRILGITPLKLFAIEISPPALVAPGNYIKFIPINFEEYKTIKQLVDRKEYKVKTYIRGEQLENH; the protein is encoded by the coding sequence ATGTTGAAATATTCTAAGCAAGCAGATAACTTAAAAGCAAAGAAGAACTTAGGAGTGATGATCATAGAAATCAAACCACTCGGGGATACGGCTATTGTGATTTATTTCGGTGAAAAAATTAGTGAAAAGATTCATAGGGAGATTCGCCAATTTATTGTCGGACTGAACAATACGAGGGTGAAAGGGATCATAGAATGGGTACCGTCCTATACTTCCCTTGCCGTCTATTATCGTCCGGAGGAGATTAGCTATCATACCTTAGTGGATAAGGTAAAGGGCATTTATACCACTTCAAAGCATAATGAACCCTATCAGCCGGTGGTATATGAAATCCCCGTTTACTATGGAGGTGAAACAGGTCCGGATTTAGCCTCTATTGCCCAGTATTGTGAGATAAGTCAAAAGGAAGTCATTGCACTTCATAGTAATAAAGAATACCTCATTTATATGCTAGGGTTTATACCTGGATTTCCCTATCTAGGAGGATTACCATCAATGCTTTCTGTCCCAAGGCATGAACATCCAAGAAGAAGTGTCCCTGCCGGCTCAGTGGGCATTGGCGGAAACCAAACAGGCATCTATCCTTCAGAGGTACCGTCGGGCTGGAGGATTCTTGGTATAACACCACTAAAGCTGTTTGCTATTGAAATTTCCCCGCCAGCCCTTGTTGCACCAGGCAATTATATAAAATTTATTCCGATAAATTTTGAAGAATATAAAACTATTAAACAATTGGTCGATAGAAAAGAATACAAAGTGAAAACTTACATAAGGGGGGAGCAACTTGAAAATCATTGA
- a CDS encoding 5-oxoprolinase subunit PxpA, producing MKIIDLNSDIGESFGAFKIGNDVEVLKYISSANIACGYHAGDHNVMFETVRLAQKNGVKIGAHPGFPDLAGFGRREMNLSTREIYNLIIYQIGALQGVCKANGASLSHVKPHGALYNMAGRSREIADTIAEAIVALDSQLVLFGLAGSELIKAGQEKGLQVAQEVFTDRTYQPDGTLTSRRENNAFIHDSSEAIQRVVRMITEGKVKAVNGTDLDIQVDTICVHGDGPKAVEFVSELRKALTQENIIIRKTWHGQ from the coding sequence TTGAAAATCATTGATCTCAATAGTGATATTGGAGAAAGTTTTGGAGCCTTTAAAATCGGAAATGACGTAGAGGTGTTAAAGTATATCTCCTCTGCTAATATAGCTTGTGGCTACCATGCGGGTGACCATAATGTCATGTTTGAAACAGTCAGGCTTGCCCAAAAAAACGGTGTGAAAATAGGGGCGCATCCAGGATTTCCTGACCTTGCTGGATTCGGCCGCCGTGAAATGAATCTTTCCACGAGGGAAATATACAATCTAATCATTTATCAAATAGGGGCCTTACAAGGTGTATGTAAGGCAAACGGAGCGTCTCTTTCCCATGTCAAACCCCATGGTGCCTTATATAATATGGCGGGTAGAAGTAGGGAAATAGCAGATACAATTGCTGAGGCAATCGTTGCTCTCGATTCACAACTAGTACTGTTTGGTTTAGCAGGAAGTGAATTAATAAAAGCAGGGCAGGAAAAAGGGCTTCAGGTTGCGCAGGAAGTGTTTACGGACCGTACTTATCAGCCGGATGGGACATTGACATCAAGAAGAGAGAACAACGCATTCATTCATGATTCTAGCGAAGCCATCCAGAGAGTGGTTCGGATGATTACCGAAGGGAAAGTGAAAGCGGTAAATGGAACAGACCTTGATATTCAGGTTGATACAATTTGTGTACATGGTGATGGACCGAAGGCAGTCGAGTTTGTCAGTGAATTACGAAAGGCATTGACACAGGAAAATATTATAATAAGAAAAACCTGGCATGGCCAATGA
- a CDS encoding biotin-dependent carboxyltransferase family protein gives MKTVIFKVIKPGLQSTVQDLGRYGYQQFGISPSGAMDSYSMQLANILVGNLPGEAVLEVSFTGPVLEACSHMVIAICGGDFSPKVDDREAPMWKSFLLKKGETLSLGSCKQGARAYVAVCGGIDVPVVLNSKSTSLIGRFGGYEGRTLQKKDLIFGEPVIRKPLKSLPPKFIPHFKKQLTVRVILGPHVQRFTGLSIERFLSEEFIVTPQSNRMGFQLNGPKLDHVQGPDIISDPIPLGGIQVPASGQPIILMADRQTTGGYTRIGTVISVDIPLLAQAVPDTKIQFVEVSLKEAQRLYFERLLFLKHLCLAAK, from the coding sequence ATGAAAACAGTTATTTTTAAAGTAATAAAACCAGGATTACAATCGACTGTTCAAGATTTAGGAAGATATGGCTATCAACAATTTGGAATCAGTCCTTCTGGGGCGATGGATTCATACTCCATGCAGCTGGCGAATATCTTAGTTGGGAATCTTCCAGGGGAGGCAGTACTGGAAGTGTCTTTTACAGGGCCTGTTTTAGAAGCTTGCAGTCACATGGTCATTGCTATTTGCGGTGGGGATTTTTCCCCGAAGGTAGATGATCGAGAAGCTCCTATGTGGAAGAGCTTTCTATTAAAAAAAGGGGAAACTTTATCTTTAGGTTCGTGTAAACAAGGTGCCCGGGCTTATGTTGCTGTTTGTGGTGGAATCGATGTCCCTGTTGTTTTAAATAGTAAATCTACCTCTTTAATTGGAAGGTTTGGAGGATATGAGGGACGCACATTACAAAAAAAAGACCTTATATTTGGTGAGCCAGTCATTAGGAAGCCGTTGAAATCACTGCCTCCGAAATTTATTCCGCACTTTAAAAAACAGCTAACTGTAAGGGTCATTCTTGGTCCGCACGTGCAGAGGTTTACCGGTTTAAGCATCGAGCGATTCCTCTCAGAAGAATTTATTGTGACACCGCAGTCAAATCGAATGGGTTTTCAGCTTAATGGACCAAAGCTTGACCACGTTCAAGGCCCGGATATCATCTCTGATCCCATTCCATTAGGAGGGATTCAAGTTCCTGCTAGCGGCCAACCCATCATCCTCATGGCTGACCGACAAACAACCGGCGGCTACACAAGAATAGGAACGGTTATTTCCGTTGATATTCCACTGCTCGCCCAAGCGGTGCCTGACACCAAAATCCAATTTGTGGAAGTCTCTCTTAAAGAAGCACAAAGATTATATTTTGAAAGACTGCTATTTCTTAAGCACTTATGTCTTGCGGCAAAATAA